In the Candidatus Methylomirabilota bacterium genome, one interval contains:
- a CDS encoding tripartite tricarboxylate transporter permease, translating to MAETLQNLALGFSVALQPPVLLYAFIGCVVGTLVGVLPGVGPLAGISLLLPATFGLTATNAIVMLAGIYYGAMYGGSTTSILMRIPGEAASVMTCIDGYAMARKGRAGAALAIAAIGSFIAGTVSVVALMLLAPPLANFALRFGPPEYFALLLLGLLVLAYMSGGSMVKSLAMAVLGLLLGMVGIDQMSGYFRFAYGVMELGDGLGVVPIAVGLFGIAEVLATAGQEVPPKVLKPKLRELLPSRQEWRDSVMPIGRGTVLGFLIGIIPGSAHIIASFVSYAVERRLSRHPEEFGQGAVAGVAGPESANNSATSGAFVPMLALGVPSGPIPAVMLAALMVHGVSPGPLLIKQQPELFWGFIASMYVGNLMLLALNLPMVGIFVNVLRVPYSFLYPSIIMFCVVGVYAVNGSVVDVWIALIMGALGYILRKLGFETAPIVLGAILAPMIELALRQSLAMSDGQYAIFVSRPISGTLLAFGAALLLLNLVSWMVRGPDWRRRIPLDEKGENL from the coding sequence CGGCTTCTCCGTCGCGCTCCAGCCGCCCGTCCTGCTCTACGCGTTCATCGGGTGCGTGGTCGGGACCTTGGTCGGCGTGCTGCCGGGCGTGGGCCCCCTCGCCGGCATCAGCCTGCTGCTGCCCGCCACCTTCGGGCTCACCGCGACCAACGCCATCGTGATGCTGGCAGGCATCTACTACGGCGCCATGTACGGCGGCTCGACCACCTCCATCCTGATGCGCATCCCGGGGGAGGCCGCCTCGGTGATGACGTGCATCGACGGCTACGCGATGGCGCGCAAGGGGCGCGCAGGGGCGGCGCTGGCCATCGCCGCGATCGGCTCCTTCATCGCCGGCACCGTGAGCGTGGTCGCGCTCATGCTGCTGGCGCCGCCCCTCGCCAACTTCGCGCTCCGGTTCGGCCCGCCCGAGTACTTCGCGCTCCTCCTCCTCGGCCTGCTCGTCCTCGCGTACATGAGCGGCGGCTCGATGGTCAAGTCGCTGGCGATGGCCGTGCTGGGGCTCCTCCTCGGCATGGTCGGCATCGATCAGATGTCCGGCTACTTCCGCTTCGCTTACGGTGTGATGGAGCTGGGCGACGGCTTGGGCGTGGTGCCGATCGCCGTCGGGCTCTTCGGCATCGCCGAGGTGCTGGCGACGGCGGGGCAAGAGGTGCCGCCCAAGGTCCTCAAGCCGAAGCTGCGCGAGCTCCTGCCATCCCGCCAGGAGTGGCGTGACTCCGTGATGCCGATCGGCCGCGGCACCGTGCTCGGCTTCCTCATCGGCATCATCCCGGGCTCGGCCCACATCATCGCGAGCTTCGTCTCCTACGCGGTCGAGCGCCGGCTGAGCCGCCATCCCGAAGAGTTCGGCCAGGGCGCCGTCGCCGGCGTCGCCGGCCCCGAGTCGGCGAACAACTCGGCGACGTCCGGCGCCTTTGTGCCCATGCTCGCGCTCGGCGTCCCGTCCGGTCCCATTCCCGCGGTGATGCTGGCCGCCCTCATGGTCCACGGCGTGTCGCCGGGTCCGCTCCTGATCAAGCAGCAGCCCGAGCTCTTCTGGGGCTTCATCGCGTCCATGTACGTGGGCAACCTGATGCTCCTCGCGCTCAACCTGCCGATGGTGGGCATCTTCGTGAACGTGCTCCGCGTCCCCTACTCGTTCCTCTACCCTTCCATCATCATGTTCTGCGTCGTCGGCGTGTACGCCGTGAACGGCAGCGTGGTGGACGTGTGGATCGCGCTCATCATGGGCGCGCTCGGCTATATTCTGAGAAAGCTCGGCTTCGAGACGGCGCCCATCGTGCTCGGCGCCATCCTCGCGCCGATGATCGAGCTCGCGTTGAGACAATCCCTCGCGATGTCGGACGGCCAGTACGCGATCTTCGTCTCGCGGCCGATCTCCGGCACGCTCCTGGCTTTCGGCGCCGCCCTGCTGCTCCTCAACCTGGTCTCGTGGATGGTGCGCGGGCCAGACTGGCGCCGGCGCATCCCGCTCGACGAAAAGGGAGAAAACCTATGA